tgattaatgaaTATTTTGATTGTTTCCTGAATGATGAAACGTCTCTTACTGAATAAAggagcctcctcttcctcctcctcctcctcctcctcctcctccctctctgggTGCAGATGGCATTTCCTGATTTCTCTTCTAGTTTCACTTTTAGAAAGTTTTCGGCTCAGACGACGTTCTCAGTTGGATGGTAAAGTAAGCAGTTtttagtgtttgtgtttctaaCCAGTAGCAGGAATCTGTTATTCAGAGCTGTAGTCCAGTGGAGGAAGATCTTAGAGAAACTAAGCGGAGCAGAATCAGGGCAGCAGTAAATGATGGCAGCTTTTCCTGCAGCTCTGAGTCTCTGCAGATCAATACAGTCATTTATTAAACCGTCAGAATTACAACACGagttgaaagtttttatttctcctgaaatgtgattttttctCTGTAGCTGTCTGACTTCCGCTTCTGTCTCTGTTCCTATTTACAAAGCTGCTAAATTCATACAATACGTACGTGCCAATTTCTGACCCCTAGTGGTCAAATTAAGAATAACAACACATTACCTAATATACCAAACCAACAATCATACTTtggtttttgttgattttctttacttttttttatacaaacttgagctttaattaaatgaatcatCAATATCTGAATTTTTCTAAaactaacataaaaataacttttctaaTTTAAGAGTTTTAATAGCTGTTAGAATTAAAACTccagctttctttttatttagatttaagataaaacttgtttttccaaGGCACtaagcaaaaaaattaaaaaatcatacaattaaaatatcatACAAGTACAAAACTACAACAATAAAGCACAACATTAAgacttcataaaataatttaaaatgggacttttgtgtttttcatagggaatatttcaaaaagtaaaatcaaacgTGTTTTAAATTCAGGACCgcaataaagttttatttacttgaaaacACACAAGCAGTCAGAAACTCAGAGTGGTTCACATTAACATTCATATTGATCCAAAATGTTGGAAGCATTTAAAGCtaaatcaatcatttttaatgaggatttgtgttgtttttataataagACTGTTTAATAACCACGTCTGCAGCTTTTACTGCGACACACATCAGTTTTCTGCTATggttaaatcatttttaagagCTTTTTAGTCTCTAGAGTCTTAATTAGTGTCTGAAACTTCAAAACAAGGAAATCCATGATGAAAATGAATGCTAGGACTTTACTTTTTCATCACATGTGATGGTTGTAGAGCTGTGATCATGTTTTCTGTGATTTCTGCTCAGGTGAATTTCGTGGGTTTGTGAGCAGCATGGATCAGCGTGAGGACAGACAGGACAGAGTCCGTCCCTCTAAAGCGTCTCTGTGTGGAGGACACAAGGACATCAGGTGAGTCAGAGAATAATGAAGCCAGAAACGTGTCAGAATGTTAAATCCTCAGCTGAACTCTCTGTAAATATGTACCATTCTAAGATCCTGTTAtagtaaatgaaaaacagatttgtttctgcTTGAATATGGTTTAAATATTTGACTAAGTTTCCATGGAAAGCCATCAGATTTTACGTCTCTCTAATTTACATTAATACTGtatgaataaatgtttgcagattTAGTTTAGGAGCTTCATTTGCATGTATTTCAGAATTAAACAGACATAcagataaaatctaaattattgtACATCCAATAAATGAAGTCATATGCTGAGTTATTGATATGACTGTAGTATAATACAGTCATATTGCACTGTTGAGGGGCTCCCACATGTTTTAGCTCAGTACTTGAGTGAAAAATCCTTCTTGTTCAACAGGAACCAACCAGAACCCAGAACAGAACCTGGAGCAGAACCCGGACCCGAACCTGGACCCAGCTGTGTGTCCTTTAAGAGCGACGGGTCAAAGGACAACCCACTTGTTAACTTTAAGAGACTAAATATCCCTGAATCTGAGTAAGTTAAAAGTGACCCGTTAACCTGCCTTGAACAGCTAAAGAACatgttcattatatttttaacaaaatcattcttagataatcagattttttctgctcatttctgCCTATTTTACATTCAagatgagctgttttagggttcTGCCACTCTAAATCCAAATAATGCCCCTACTCAATGTTTACAATTGTATGTGAAAATCACTACAAACACAtccacaattatacaactgtacatctttgaaaagtagaacAAGAGCCTCCTACACAGCCAATAAGAATGCATctagtggtttctggatggtaagtcaacaacaaaacacttgtcttttccagcagccattatacagcgcatacagcgggaaaaccagctgaccaaacatgctggaacttCACTAGGGTTGCTATGAAACTGGCATAACTCCACTATGGTTGCTAGGAAATgggtggaactctgctgggtttgctaggtaacaggcagtgccagctgatttgtgacgttataTCTAGAGGTTTTTAAactggctcattttccagacatcaaaaaacattattttaattgcCAAAAACTGTCTGGATGGGGTTTTTATTGGAGTTCTTTGATAATAGATTGATAGTTGAGTCCTTCCAGGACATGTTGTCCCCATGACCCAGTTTTTGGAGAAGCAGAATAAAATGGACGTAGgaacagagaagaaaagatgaaaagaattaGATTTAGTGCAGGATTCCTGAATTcacagttttgctttttaattttcagaattagatcaaagaatttttaaaaaagttcaaagatgAACGTGATGAAAACAACTTCTAAGGTGGCATGCTATTCTCAGAAGGATAAAAAAATCACTAGATTACCTTTTTATTCAAAGCAAGCCTTCCATTTTAGGGCCATTTACTTTCTCGGTGCATCATGTTTTTACCATTCGCAGTAAGTTTCCCTGATTCTGTCACAGAAGTGTCCAGAGGATCTCGGGGGTTCCTGAACATGCAGCGTTCCCACAGCTGGACTCCATATTTAaggtttgaacattttcaacaatgTTGGAGTGTCATAGCTTTACTGGGGCATCATTCTTTTCAGCCTCCTTGTTCTGTTCTGAAACAGTCCATTTTCACCTTCTTGGACGTCTTGAGAAATTTTGAAGACTTGATTAGCCATTCCACATATTTTTGGGTTCTGGAAATGGTTAAAGTACATGTCCCCTTGAGACATTTGCTAATGGTGTCCAGGAAGGAAAAGCGTTTCTAGACCCTTGTGTCTGCATCAGGACAAGAAGGAAGATCTGGGTTCTGTAGGAATAGGTCTTGTCACCAATCCTGTTTGTGGTGTTTGTGCAATTTGTGATTAAAAGCAGTTCCACAAAGTCTGTTTCTGAGTTGAAGGTCAGGGTGTTTTTGGGTGCTTTGAATATGAGCGATGACAGGAAGACATCCTGTCTTTagtgctttttttaaagaaactggtTCTTTAGGACTTGAGAAAGTTAACAGAGGCTACCTTAACATGgatttattctttaaagaaatttgtgtTAATGTTTAGTTTTCCAGTAAAAACCAGTGTGGATCTCAGCTTTGCCTTACACAGATTAACCTGAAATTTTACCTGTGTTCACAACAGATTCTGTTCTCTCCTACAGAGCACTTGGGATATTAGTTCATTGTCAGTCTGCATCTCATACACtggacataaaatattttgttaaattttctaaATTCTTTCTTATTTAGCTGCTGGAAATCAAGATTGTCTCTTTTGTGCAAAACGAGCTGAAGAAGATCCACCAGGTTTTATGTTCAAATGATCCTGAATGCTTAACGTGTTCGATGGATGTTGAAGATGAAGAGAAGATCAGCAGAGAAGCTTTTCTGAAAATTACCCAtcaatttctgagaaatatgaAGCAGGAGGAGCTGGCTGATCAGATTCAGAACAGTaagatttgttttctaaaaacataaataactcaaaatcaTACATTCAAATCTGTGTAAATCTGTCATATGAAGGGGTTTGTTATGTTGAATCAATATATTActattaattttagaaatgtatgGTGGAGTTCATCAGCACCATTTCAAATCCTCCCTGAAGACGAAGTTCCAGTGTGTGTTTGAGGGAATCGCTAAAGCAGGAAGTCCAACCCTGCTGAACCAGATCTACACTGAGCTCTACATCACagagggaggaactggagaggtcAACCAGGAACATGAGGTCAGACAGATTGAAACAGCATCCAGGAAACCATACAGaccagaaacaacaataaaactagAAGACATCTTTAAAGTCCCACCTGGAGGAGATCAACCAATTAAAACAGTGATGACTAAAGGAGCAGCTGGCATTGGGAAAACAGTCTTAACACAGAAGTTCACTCTGGACTGGGCTGAAGACAAAACCAACCAGAACATCCAGTTCATATTTCCATTCACCTTCAGAGAACTGAATGTgctgagagagaaaaagttcagcttGGTGGAACTGATTCATCACTTCTTTCCTGAAACCAAAGGAATCTTTAGCTTTGAACAgttccaggttctgttcatctttgatggTCTGGATGAGAGTCGACTTGGTCTGGACTTCAACAACAATCCGATCCTGACTGATGTTACAGAGTCCAGCTCAGTGGATGTTCTGCTGACAAACCTCATCAGGGGGaaactgcttccctctgctctcctctggataaccacacgacctgcagcagccaatcagatcccaCCTGGATATATTGACATGGTCATAGATATCGGAGGTTTCAATGACCCACAGAAGGAGGAGTATTTCAGAAAGAGATTCAGTGATGAGGAACTGGCCAACAAGATCATCTCCCACATCAAGGCATCACCAACCCTCCATATCCTGTGTTATATCCCAAtcttctgctggatcactgctacAGTTCTGGAGGATATAGAGAAAACCAGCAAGAGTAGAGGCCTGCCAAAGACTCTGACTGAGATGTACATCCACTTCCTGGTGGTTCAGACCAAAGTGATGAAGGTCAAGTATGATGGAGGATCTGAAACAGATCCACACTGGAGTCCAGACAACAAGAAGATGATTGAGTCTCTGGGAAAACTGGcttttgatcagctgcagaaaggaaacctgATCTTCTATGAATCAGACCTGACAGAGTGTGGCATCGATATCAGAGCAGCCTCAGTGTACTCAGGAGTGTTCACACAGATCTTTAGGGAGGAGAGAGGGCTGTACCAGGACAAGGTGTTCTGCTTCGTCCATCTGAGTgttcaggagtttctggctgctcttCATGTTCATCTAACCTTTACTGAACGTTGTGAGAACTTGATGGACAAGAACACCTTTGTGGAAGAGCCTGATCTAAATGTTCTTTACCAGAGTGCTGTGGAGAAGGCCTTAGACAGTCTGAATGGACACTTGGATCTCTTCCTCCGCTTCCTTCTGGGTCTTTCTCTCCAGACCAACCAATCTCTCCTTAAAGGCCTGCTTAAATGGACCACAAATAACTCACAGAGGAATCAGCACACAGTCCAGTGCATAAAGAAATACACTGAAAAATCTCTATGCTTTGAGAAAATGTTGTGTCTGTTCCACTGTCTGAATGAAATTAAGTATAATTCAGTAGTGGAGGAGATCCAGCAGTACCTGACTTCAGGACGCCTCAGAACGCACAACTTGTCTCCTGCTGAGTGGTCAGATCTGGTCTCCATCATTCTGTCTTCAGAAAGTAATCTGGATGTCTTTGAACTCAAGAATTATGATGATTCAGAGAACGTtcttctgatgctgctgccagtGGTCAAGGTCTCCATTACAGCTCTGTAAGTATAGACAAATACAGACGTTTCTCATTTCTAATTTCCTGTACATTAATTGCATTCATTTGTGATTTATACAGGCTGGCAGGTTGTGGGCTCTTTAGGAGAACATGTGAGGCCTTGTCCTCCATTCTCAGCGCCCCGACATGTAGCATAATGGAGCTAGATTTAAGTAACAACAATCTGGAGGACTCTGGACTAAATCTTCTGCTGCTTGGAATGAAAAATCTTGATTGTAAACTGGAAATTGTGAGGTTAGTTTACATCTAATTCATGGGTTATCAGGTGTGCAGAGTAGCCAGAAATTATAGTCCAGTAAGAGTAGTACTACTTCAAcaaatttttattcaagtaaaaataaaatgtagctgTCCAATAAATTACTCAAATGTAATAAAGCATTTGGCAAAAAGTCTACAAGtactgatcaaatgatcaatcatttaatatttaaagagtacatcatcagacagaccaaaatataaattaaatggaaatgttgGGATTTTAAGGCTGTAAGtgcaataatttatataagcaacaaaaaataactaaatcaggaaaaataaatttttccaagtttttaaaaaaaattaattaaacttcaacaaaaactgcaggtgtctATAATTGGTGAATTTTGGTAAAAACAACTCTAGTAAGAGTAgggatacttcataataaaattactgaagtaaaagcaaagcgtacagcatagtaaaaatacttctaaaagtagattttaaaaaaaaaaagagtaaatgtaactagctATTACATTACAACATTGCCAACTCATAGCCTGAGTTCACTGAGCTGCTTTTTGCTCTTAATGCCACATCCACTAATGCGCTCACAGCCGAGCTAATTTTCCGTTTTGCATTTTTAGTAACTTTGGGACGTTTAGTGCACTTTGCTTCCCCTAAAATAAGTTTTGTAAAAATTCTTCTGTGCtaatttttttgcttgttttataacCTTTCAGTTATAATCGTACaaaaaagttgaagaaaaactgaagggCAAAAGTGGTTAGCCCAACCCTTGCTtacacaattttcaaaaatattaatttttgttCCACTTTGTTTTAGTGACTTTTTCCGTAGATGTTATACATTAAGTTTCACTTGGCTTctaatgtcttgttttttaattttttccatttctactCTGTTAACTTGTTCCTGGTTTTGCCGTGGCACATCATATATTCACTCACCATGGCCTGACACGTCATCTTTCTTGCTATGTCGTCAGATTGAGTCGCTGCAACTTGTCCGATAAAAGCTGTGAGAGCTTGTCGTCACTTTTCTGCTCCCGGCCTTGTAGTCTGAGAGAGCTGGACCTGAGCAGCAACAGcctgcaggattcaggagtgaagcAGCTGTGTGCTGGGCTGCAGAGTTCTCACTGCAAACTGGAAACTCTCAGGTACTGTAAAGTAACATCAAtatttgacaggaaatgtaaagaataaaagattaatgggaataaaatcaaacttgaATTAAGAAACAATTGAAAAACACAGTCTAGTAATTATAGTTTTTTAGGCAATCTGAGTAAAATAGTTTACTGCAGCCTGGAATGTGTTCATCAGAATTACATTAttgttcacagattttttttatttttatctttatagaCTTAGTCTCTGCTACCTGTCAGACAAAAGCTGCCAAGCCATCTGCTTCATCCTCTCTTCTCAAACTTCACTTTTGAGAGTGCTGGACCTGAGCAACAATGACCTCCAGGACTCTGGAGTGCAGCTGCTGTGCGAGGGACTGGAGAGTCCAAACTGCAAGCTTGAGTCGCTCAGGTAAGTTCAGTAAAACGTCTTTAGTGTTTTCAGCTCAGTCTGAGTTACAGGCTTGATTGGATCAATAaccagaaagtaaaaataaattgtgtcctgctgctgttgtctgtttttatgaagAAACAACTGAGGCAAAAGGGGAAGTTGTTGGTTCTGTCACGATGATAAAGTTTTCTGGATGATAGATTGTCACAGaggttattgtgataaattatatttttattttgagaccattttccagTAGTATAATGGTTATAACACATTCTcagatataaataaactttaaattctaatgaacatttaacactgtaactgtaagacatttaattttttttaattacgaAGAACTAACAAGCATGAATGTTAAAGACAATATTCATGTTAAAATTACTTGGAAATCACAAAGACATTAATGCTACTGATCATTAGTTAATATGATAATAACCTTAAGTTAAGgaaatcataaaatatatattttttgcattgtaGCATTATATTCAGAGAAACGGTTCCAATATTTCACTATGTTAGCAGAGTATATAAATATAAGAATGATGTGAGAGATTAGCATTGCTACTTAAGAAACCTTAACTATTCTGGTATGtgtattcattcattcattcattcattcattcatcattcattcattcattttaaggtaataaaaacaagatttttccCTCAAAAATCCTGCTAAGCCCAGTGTTTGAGGCGCTAGGACTGTGATGGTTTTGAGTTCAAAATAGTGTAAGATAAATAGAAAAGCACTTATTTATCTTTCAGCTTTCGACAAGGCTGTGTTTTAacagccttgttgctgaaaatgtgctatatgtCATGATACTGAGGTTCTGAGGTTCTGAGAGTAGATGAGGTGGACCCAGGTTGTGGAGTAAAATGgtggtttaatgaaaaacacagaatccagGCAGAACAGGTGAgcaaagagacaaagaaaaccaaatccccacattatataaataaaatgaccttacctttttgtttttccttactatttctttgacaaaactccaaaaaagcaaaactataaaaactgaatcaaagtAAATATAGTTACTGCAAAACAGGGAGACAGTAAAACATTAAGCCAGGGTACAATCATCAGCATCAGGTATGtaataacacaacaaataccaaatttgatcaaataaagctaaaattagctttaTCTTAGCTTTATTATTATCCATTTGCAGCTTGTCAGGCTGCATGATCACAGAGGAAGGCTGTGCTTCCCTGGCTTTAACTCTGAGCTCCAAGCCTTCAGCGCTGAAGCAACTGGACCTGAGTTACAATCATCCAGGAGAATCAGGACTTAAGCTGCTGTCAACAGGCCTGGATGACCCAAACTGGGCACTGGAGACTCTCAGGTATGCAGACACATCTGGTTTTAGCAGAAAGAGAGGGGATAAAACTCACagatctttacattttgttatttgaaaagaaCTTTACCTTTTTACCTTCTGATGGGAAGACAGATTGTAAAAACAATGCCTGGACGATTGTAGAATCATGTCACAGGTGTCCAAAGTGCCGCCCAGGCACCATTCTACaccaaaagcaaatatttaagaCCTAGTTTTTAATTAGTGAAAGCTCTGTTTGAGAAGCACTGGTGAGTCCTGATGCTATGAACAATCCAACATATGATTCCTAAATCAGAAAAATCAAGGAAATGAAGTGACCAGTTGCACTTAagcttttggttgtttttgtttgtgtttatcttttGTTGTTCTTGGACTATGTTTTTCTTCAATGAATTGATGAGTTGCTCAGTGTATGCATGTCAAAGGTGAATGGAGTGGTTGCCTGTTGTGATGAACAAAGTTGCCTAAATCTGAATCCTCCATTCAGGGTGGAGCCTGCTGGAGTCCGATGGTTGACTCCAGGTCTGAGGAAGTGTAAGTatttttcatctgattcatgACATTCAAGctgtcaataaatgatcaataattatcaatagcTGGATTGTGTTTATCTCCATCAGATTCCTGTCAACTCACCGTCGACAGAAACTCAGTGACTGGAAACCTGAAACTTTCTGAAGACAACATGAAGGTGACACGTGTGGAAGAGAAGATATTTCCTGAATATGAGGAGTCTTACCAGCTGCTCTGTAGTAATGGTCTTACTGGCCGTTGTTACTGGGAAGTCGAGTGGACAGGAGAGATTGACGTGTCAGTaaacagagaaaggaaagaggaagaaaaggacaGAGACTCTCCACTGGAACTGATGGATTTCAGCTGGAGTTTGGGATGTTCTGATACTGGTTACTCAACTAGGAAGGATAATAGCAAACTATCTTTAGTAGCTTTCTCCAACCAGCCTGTTTCTCCAAAAATAGCGATGTACTTGGACTGTCCGGCTGGAACTCTGTCCTTTTTCAGTGTTGACTCGGATTCTCTGAGCCACATCCGCACATTCAACGCAGTGATTGCAGAACCTCTTTATGTTGGTTTGAACTTCTTTTTCACCAATAGTTCTGTATCGTCTGTAAGAACCACTGCCCCTCTTTGCTAGAGAAGCATTTAAACCAAATACCAAGAACTTTTGGTAGTGTGAAGATAAATCccatatttgttgtttcacagGTGCAACTCTGTGGTCCAGTCATTTTCAAGTTCATTTTCATAATCTATAAACTGTTTGTCAATTTTAAAAGCATGGATGTAAGTGTGTCTGTAGAGTCTGTGCTATGTatcataattttaaatgttctgcTACAATCTTTTCtcaaaacattgcaaaatatttcaagtaactccaaatttcaaagtttaaaattcCTTTGTCTCTTTGCAGACAGTTAATGTtgaagtacaaaaatatttctattttactaAGTGTTTAGATTCTGTCTCAAacatcaaagtgtttttttaagtaatgaCGTCATAAATCAGAGGTCATATTTTGACCTCTGATGACTTGtgtaaatttttttgtattatctaaaaaataataacagcacaaataaaagaaatgttactgcgcaaaagtaacacaaacatttgacaccaatttaGTTTGATGTGAATATTGTGGAGGAGGGTGGCTGATTGTCCCTTTCACCGTTAAACATTCATTTGGTTGGTTTATTTATGTAtctatttattcacatttattattatctttatgATCGTGGCgcaaacaaaaagcttttgctgcacaaacgtttgacaccataTTAGATTTGAAGAAGCTTGAGGTGGAGGGGCAGCAAACTTTGACAAATCAAGGTAGGAATAAAAGAAAGTTCGCCACTGAGATCAAATAAAACGCTTCCTGTCCTGGTGGTTCAGGGTGACTCGATGCCGCCCCTTTACGGTTGCACTACTCCGCATGTTCCTGcagttttactttcacttgtATCCTCGTTGTGGCGCAGCTGATTTTCTACCTGCAAGCCTCCGTCTGAAGGTGACGTAACCagtttttaatgctttatttgttcaaatcagCTGTGAAGAGTTCAGCTCGTGCAGAAACAGCTGATCTCTGCAGACATTTTTCACAGTAGCGGAAACTGGGAGCGCGGTAATAAGAAGGGACTGTTACTCCTGTCCGCCATGATGGTTGAGCAGAGTTAGAGGAGCAGCGCCGGAATTAGATGCCGGTCAGCAGATGACAAGAGAGACATGGAGCTTCTCCAAACAGGTGCTGCAGATTTTGCTGTAACATCTGTTGAGCCTCCGGAGGGCCGGAGAGGAGCCGCTGCTGTCCGCGCAGTGTGACGCACTTAAACCGGACACAGTTCTAACGGACAGCCGCTGGAGAGCAGCTCTGACGCTCCTGCTCTTTTTATTTACGCTACAAGTTATTAAGGACAGATGAAGGTCAGAAGCtgttggagatttttttaatgattgtgAAACAACGTATAAACTCTAATAAACACGTAGAAAAAGGCGCAGCTGCGTCAATCTGCAAACAGGAAGAACGTCATACGTCACTGAAAAGGCCTGATACGTTAATTCTCTAAATGGACTAAACAGTgattttataatgaaaaaagaaaaaaattgatttagAGTCAGATAAGCTAATCAATAAGGTGCTTCAGCTCAACTTTATTCTTCAGAGTGACTCCATGTTGTTTAATAAACTGTAGCGTTTATACAATATTGTTATGACTGTGACTTTTTCTggaacattttagaaacaatCTGGCAGAAAAAGTCAATAATATATGAAATTGAGGatcatattcagtaaattagagtATCTGCTGCTGTGAGGTCCAATCTTTATCTGGAgatatttaaattatgtgaGGAAATATGGACAACATAAAGCATTTTGTCAACATCAATTTATTTATGAGgcacattaaaaacaactgtcaagtgcaccaaagtgctgtacagtgttttaatttctgtttggaaatgttggtatttaaGAATAACCTTAATGTtgcacaaaagtaaaaacaaaatgttttgtcaaaaca
This genomic window from Xiphophorus couchianus chromosome 24, X_couchianus-1.0, whole genome shotgun sequence contains:
- the LOC114140510 gene encoding NACHT, LRR and PYD domains-containing protein 3-like isoform X2, producing the protein MMKRLLLNKGASSSSSSSSSSSSLSGCRWHFLISLLVSLLESFRLRRRSQLDGEFRGFVSSMDQREDRQDRVRPSKASLCGGHKDIRNQPEPRTEPGAEPGPEPGPSCVSFKSDGSKDNPLVNFKRLNIPESESVQRISGVPEHAAFPQLDSIFKLLEIKIVSFVQNELKKIHQVLCSNDPECLTCSMDVEDEEKISREAFLKITHQFLRNMKQEELADQIQNKMYGGVHQHHFKSSLKTKFQCVFEGIAKAGSPTLLNQIYTELYITEGGTGEVNQEHEVRQIETASRKPYRPETTIKLEDIFKVPPGGDQPIKTVMTKGAAGIGKTVLTQKFTLDWAEDKTNQNIQFIFPFTFRELNVLREKKFSLVELIHHFFPETKGIFSFEQFQVLFIFDGLDESRLGLDFNNNPILTDVTESSSVDVLLTNLIRGKLLPSALLWITTRPAAANQIPPGYIDMVIDIGGFNDPQKEEYFRKRFSDEELANKIISHIKASPTLHILCYIPIFCWITATVLEDIEKTSKSRGLPKTLTEMYIHFLVVQTKVMKVKYDGGSETDPHWSPDNKKMIESLGKLAFDQLQKGNLIFYESDLTECGIDIRAASVYSGVFTQIFREERGLYQDKVFCFVHLSVQEFLAALHVHLTFTERCENLMDKNTFVEEPDLNVLYQSAVEKALDSLNGHLDLFLRFLLGLSLQTNQSLLKGLLKWTTNNSQRNQHTVQCIKKYTEKSLCFEKMLCLFHCLNEIKYNSVVEEIQQYLTSGRLRTHNLSPAEWSDLVSIILSSESNLDVFELKNYDDSENVLLMLLPVVKVSITALLAGCGLFRRTCEALSSILSAPTCSIMELDLSNNNLEDSGLNLLLLGMKNLDCKLEIVRLSRCNLSDKSCESLSSLFCSRPCSLRELDLSSNSLQDSGVKQLCAGLQSSHCKLETLRLSLCYLSDKSCQAICFILSSQTSLLRVLDLSNNDLQDSGVQLLCEGLESPNCKLESLSLSGCMITEEGCASLALTLSSKPSALKQLDLSYNHPGESGLKLLSTGLDDPNWALETLRVEPAGVRWLTPGLRKYSCQLTVDRNSVTGNLKLSEDNMKVTRVEEKIFPEYEESYQLLCSNGLTGRCYWEVEWTGEIDVSVNRERKEEEKDRDSPLELMDFSWSLGCSDTGYSTRKDNSKLSLVAFSNQPVSPKIAMYLDCPAGTLSFFSVDSDSLSHIRTFNAVIAEPLYVGLNFFFTNSSVSSVRTTAPLC
- the LOC114140510 gene encoding NACHT, LRR and PYD domains-containing protein 3-like isoform X1, with the translated sequence MMKRLLLNKGASSSSSSSSSSSSLSGCRWHFLISLLVSLLESFRLRRRSQLDGEFRGFVSSMDQREDRQDRVRPSKASLCGGHKDIRNQPEPRTEPGAEPGPEPGPSCVSFKSDGSKDNPLVNFKRLNIPESESVQRISGVPEHAAFPQLDSIFKLLEIKIVSFVQNELKKIHQVLCSNDPECLTCSMDVEDEEKISREAFLKITHQFLRNMKQEELADQIQNKMYGGVHQHHFKSSLKTKFQCVFEGIAKAGSPTLLNQIYTELYITEGGTGEVNQEHEVRQIETASRKPYRPETTIKLEDIFKVPPGGDQPIKTVMTKGAAGIGKTVLTQKFTLDWAEDKTNQNIQFIFPFTFRELNVLREKKFSLVELIHHFFPETKGIFSFEQFQVLFIFDGLDESRLGLDFNNNPILTDVTESSSVDVLLTNLIRGKLLPSALLWITTRPAAANQIPPGYIDMVIDIGGFNDPQKEEYFRKRFSDEELANKIISHIKASPTLHILCYIPIFCWITATVLEDIEKTSKSRGLPKTLTEMYIHFLVVQTKVMKVKYDGGSETDPHWSPDNKKMIESLGKLAFDQLQKGNLIFYESDLTECGIDIRAASVYSGVFTQIFREERGLYQDKVFCFVHLSVQEFLAALHVHLTFTERCENLMDKNTFVEEPDLNVLYQSAVEKALDSLNGHLDLFLRFLLGLSLQTNQSLLKGLLKWTTNNSQRNQHTVQCIKKYTEKSLCFEKMLCLFHCLNEIKYNSVVEEIQQYLTSGRLRTHNLSPAEWSDLVSIILSSESNLDVFELKNYDDSENVLLMLLPVVKVSITALLAGCGLFRRTCEALSSILSAPTCSIMELDLSNNNLEDSGLNLLLLGMKNLDCKLEIVRLSRCNLSDKSCESLSSLFCSRPCSLRELDLSSNSLQDSGVKQLCAGLQSSHCKLETLRLSLCYLSDKSCQAICFILSSQTSLLRVLDLSNNDLQDSGVQLLCEGLESPNCKLESLSLSGCMITEEGCASLALTLSSKPSALKQLDLSYNHPGESGLKLLSTGLDDPNWALETLRVEPAGVRWLTPGLRKSGLCLSPSDSCQLTVDRNSVTGNLKLSEDNMKVTRVEEKIFPEYEESYQLLCSNGLTGRCYWEVEWTGEIDVSVNRERKEEEKDRDSPLELMDFSWSLGCSDTGYSTRKDNSKLSLVAFSNQPVSPKIAMYLDCPAGTLSFFSVDSDSLSHIRTFNAVIAEPLYVGLNFFFTNSSVSSVRTTAPLC